Proteins encoded together in one Carya illinoinensis cultivar Pawnee chromosome 3, C.illinoinensisPawnee_v1, whole genome shotgun sequence window:
- the LOC122304791 gene encoding E3 ubiquitin-protein ligase ATL42-like codes for MIRLSFLILHLQYFMFFQVKAQTSSTLDDQSQSFQPSLAVVLGILLVMFSLTILLLVYAKFCHRRASVHGNTQHLGFIRSSSRFSGIDKTVIESLPFFRFSSLKGSKEGLECVVCLSKFEDIEILRLLPKCKHAFHIDCIDNWLEKHASCPICRHRVSAEDPTIFTYTNSMRLMDQEEMRGDSNIELFVQREEDRRGSSRFSLGSSFRKAGKVDKEEKSLMQEEEAGDGEEAHGVLHKHNHKIIASDFVFKNRWSSVSSSDLMFLNSEMLNATSSNRFSSLDSNNVQSASIAGAVENEHIVKIKEEMEMKRSFESKVSTLNKTSPVLFPGLASTSDATLKLSQTSRYMNPGERRSMSEITAVSRHGDSGMKNRINGESSLVGNDVKEERLRRLWFPIARGTVQWYANRERRSQHTQNTQTAAALDV; via the coding sequence ATGATTCGATTGAGTTTTCTCATTTTGCATCTGCAATATTTCATGTTCTTCCAAGTCAAAGCACAAACTTCCTCCACACTAGACGATCAATCACAAAGTTTTCAGCCTAGTCTTGCTGTTGTCTTGGGAATCCTCTTAGTCATGTTCTCATTGACAATCCTTCTCCTTGTCTATGCAAAATTCTGTCACAGGAGAGCTTCCGTTCATGGCAATACACAACACTTGGGATTTATCCGATCAAGCTCTAGATTTTCTGGGATCGACAAGACGGTGATcgagtcacttcctttcttcagATTCTCTTCTCTTAAGGGGTCAAAGGAAGGACTTGAATGTGTAGTATGCCTTTCCAAGTTTGAAGATATCGAAATCCTCCGGTTGCTGCCAAAGTGCAAGCATGCCTTTCACATTGACTGCATCGACAATTGGCTTGAAAAGCACGCAAGCTGTCCTATTTGCAGGCACAGGGTAAGCGCTGAGGACCCAACAATTTTTACATACACAAATAGCATGAGATTGATGGACCAGGAGGAGATGAGAGGCGACTCAAACATAGAGCTCTTTGTCCAGAGAGAAGAAGATCGTCGTGGGTCTTCAAGATTCAGTCTTGGAAGTAGCTTTCGAAAAGCTGGAAAGGTTGACAAGGAAGAGAAATCTTTGATGCAAGAAGAAGAAGCCGGAGATGGTGAGGAGGCTCATGGAGTCTTGCATAAACATAATCACAAGATCATTGCATCTGATTTTGTTTTCAAGAACCGGTGGAGCAGCGTGAGTTCTTCAGACCTGATGTTCTTGAATTCGGAGATGCTTAACGCAACGTCAAGCAACAGGTTCTCTTCTTTGGATTCGAATAATGTTCAGTCGGCCTCCATAGCTGGAGCTGTAGAAAACGAGCATATTGTGAAGATAAAGGAAGAGATGGAGATGAAGAGATCGTTTGAGAGCAAGGTTAGCACACTGAACAAAACCAGTCCAGTTTTATTTCCAGGACTTGCTTCTACATCAGATGCCACATTGAAATTAAGTCAGACATCAAGATATATGAATCCGGGCGAGAGAAGATCAATGTCAGAAATCACTGCTGTTTCGAGACATGGAGATTCGGGTATGAAGAACAGAATCAACGGTGAATCTTCTTTGGTTGGAAATGATGTGAAAGAGGAAAGATTGAGGCGGCTTTGGTTTCCAATTGCCAGAGGAACAGTTCAATGGTACGccaatagagagagaagatcTCAACATACTCAGAACACACAAACCGCTGCAGCATTAGATGTATAA
- the LOC122304793 gene encoding protein phosphatase 2C and cyclic nucleotide-binding/kinase domain-containing protein, producing the protein MGCVYSRVCFGEVTTPRIKVTQNASAGEIGVFSPASSDDGEGAEIRDQFNQLGHNRDPELGVTRLSRVSAQFLPPDGSRTVKVPAGNYELRYSFLSQRGYYPDALDKANQDSFCIHTPFGTNPDDHFFGVFDGHGEFGAQCSQFVKRKLCENLLRNSNFNVDGVDACHGAFLTTNSQLHADSLDDSMSGTTAITVLVRGRTIYVANSGDSRAVIAERRGKDITAVDLSIDQTPFRADELERVRLCGARVLTLDQIEGLKNPNVQCWGTEEDDDGDPPRLWVPNGMYPGTAFTRSIGDSIAESIGVVATPEIVVLELTADHPFLVLASDGVFEFLSSQTVVDMVTKFKDPRDACAAIVAESYRLWLQYETRTDDITVIVVHINGLTDTAGGQLATPGAFLRPPVPHVIEMTGSESPSTFSWNSKNHRVRHDLSRARLRAIESSLENGQIWVPPPPAHRKTWEEEAHIERALHDHFLFRKLTDTQCHVLLDCMQRVEVEPEEVVVKQGGEGDCFYVVGSGEFEVLATQEEQNGDGPRVLQRYTAEKLSSFGELALMYNKPLQASVRAVTSGTLWALKREDFRGILMSEFSNLSSLKLLRSVDLLSRLTILQLSHIADSLSEVSFSDGQTIVDKNDGLSALYVIQKGHVKITFDSDLLRNPNVSSLMSDNLKDNDNPQSSPELSVEKIEGSYFGEWALIGEYIDSLRAVAMGNVVCALLTKENFDSVVGPLTKLSEDEHKSRNYSSDFPKDFAKSIDVSAFAKIQLSDLEWRKCLCSTDCSEIGLVLLRDSENLLSLKRFSKQKVKGLGNEAQVLKEKNLMKSLSPSACVPQVLCTCANQVHAGILLNTCLACPLASILHTTLKEPSARFFAASLISALENLHKNGVLYRGVSPDVLMLDQTGYIQLVDFRFGKKLHGERTFTICGMADSLAPEIVQGKGHGLPADWWALGVLVYFMLHGEMPFGSWRESELDTFAKIAKGQLNLSESLSPEAVDLLTKLLEVDENTRLGSQGPNSVKCHPWFDGIDWEGIMNRSFPVPQEITSRIAQHLEGYSEECSTLVSFSQTIDEPNDPEWLDDW; encoded by the exons ATGGGTTgcgtttattcaagggtttgtTTCGGCGAGGTTACTACTCCGAGAATCAAAGTTACTCAAAATGCGAGCGCGGGGGAGATCGGCGTTTTCTCTCCGGCCTCTTCCGACGACGGTGAAGGGGCCGAAATTAGGGACCAGTTCAACCAATTGGGCCACAACAGAGACCCCGAGTTGGGCGTCACCAGGCTCTCTAGGGTTTCGGCTCAGTTCCTACCGCCAGATGGGTCGAGAACCGTGAAGGTTCCCGCAGGGAACTACGAATTACGGTATTCCTTTCTGTCTCAAAGAGGGTATTACCCTGATGCTCTTGATAAGGCAAACCAGGACAGCTTTTGCATTCACACACCGTTTGGTACCAACCCGGATGACCATTTCTTCGGGGTCTTTGATGGCCATGGCGAATTCGGAGCTCAGTGTTCGCAGTTTGTGAAGCGAAAGTTATGTGAGAATTTGCTTCGTAACAGTAACTTTAATGTTGATGGTGTTGACGCATGCCACGGTGCCTTTTTAACGACGAATTCGCAACTACATGCTGATAGTTTGGATGATAGTATGAGTGGAACCACTGCAATTACTGTACTAGTTCGCGGTAGGACTATATATGTAGCGAATTCTGGTGATTCCAGAGCGGTTATTGCGGAGAGGAGAGGGAAGGATATTACGGCCGTAGACCTTTCGATTGATCAGACGCCATTCCGAGCGGATGAGCTCGAAAGAGTTAGGCTTTGTGGTGCCAGGGTGCTTACACTGGATCAGATCGAGGGGCTGAAGAACCCGAATGTGCAGTGTTGGGGCactgaagaagatgatgatggcGATCCACCGAGATTGTGGGTGCCAAATGGGATGTATCCCGGCACGGCTTTTACACGCAGTATTGGTGATTCGATTGCTGAGTCAATTGGGGTTGTTGCTACCCCTGAAATTGTTGTTTTGGAGCTCACAGCGGATCATCCTTTCTTAGTGCTTGCAAGCGATGGGGTATTCGAGTTTCTATCTAGCCAAACCGTGGTTGACATG GTTACAAAATTTAAGGATCCCCGTGATGCTTGTGCTGCAATTGTTGCAGAATCTTATAGACTTTGGCTGCAGTATGAAACCCGTACAGATGATATTACCGTGATTGTTGTGCATATTAATGGGCTAACTGAC ACTGCTGGTGGTCAATTAGCAACTCCTGGTGCATTTTTACGACCCCCAGTTCCTCATGTTATAGAGATGACAGGATCAGAGTCTCCTTCGACCTTTAGCTGGAACTCTAAGAACCATCGTGTAAGGCATGATTTATCACGGGCACGTCTCCGTGCCATTGAAAGTTCCCTGGAGAATGGGCAAATTTGGGTTCCTCCGCCTCCAGCCCACAGGAAGACTTGGGAAGAAGAA GCACACATTGAACGGGCACTCCATGACCACTTCCTCTTCAGAAAACTTACTGACACCCAGTGTCATGTGTTGTTGGATTGTATGCAAAGAGTTGAGGTTGAGCCAGAGGAAGTTGTAGTTAAACAG GGTGGTGAAGGTGACTGCTTTTATGTTGTTGGCAGTGGGGAATTCGAGGTCTTGGCAACCCAG GAAGAACAAAATGGTGACGGCCCAAGGGTTCTGCAGCGCTATACAGCTGAAAAGTTATCATCCTTTGGGGAGCTGGCTTTAAT GTATAACAAACCACTCCAGGCCTCTGTTCGTGCTGTGACAAGTGGAACTCTATGGGCTTTAAAGAGAGAAGATTTTCGAGGAATTTTAATGTCAGAGTTCTCTAATTTGTCATCCTTGAAGTTGCTTCGATCAGTAGATCTTCTTTCAAGATTGACAATCTTACAGCTGAGTCACATTGCAGATTCCCTTTCTGAAGTTTCCTTCTCAGATGGGCAGACAATAGTTGATAAA AATGATGGCCTTTCTGCATTGTACGTTATCCAGAAGGGACATGTGAAAATTACTTTTGATTCCGATTTATTGAGGAATCCAAATGTTTCCAGCCTCATGTCTGACAATCTAAAAGACAATGATAATCCCCAGAGCAGTCCAGAGCTCTCAGTGGAGAAAATAGAGGGAAGCTATTTTGGTGAATGGGCCCTTATTGGTGAATATATAGATTCCTTGAGAGCAGTTGCTATGGGCAATGTTGTATGTGCCCTTTTAACGAAGGAAAATTTTGATTCGGTTGTTGGCCCTTTAACCAAGCTTTCTGAGGATGAACACAA GTCAAGGAACTATTCCTCTGATTTTCCCAAGGACTTTGCTAAGAGTATTGATGTTTCAGCTTTTGCTAAAATTCAACTCTCTGATTTG GAATGGAGGAAGTGTCTATGCTCCACCGATTGCAGTGAGATTGGGCTTGTACTGTTAAGAGACTCAG AAAATCTGCTTAGTTTGAAGAGATTTTCAAAGCAGAAGGTCAAAGGTCTGGGAAACGAAGCACAGGTCTTAAAAGAGAAAAACCTGATGAAGAGTTTGAGTCCTTCAGCTTGTGTACCTCAGGTTCTGTGTACTTGTGCCAATCAAGTTCATGCTGGCATACTTCTAAATACATGCCTTGCTTGCCCTTTGGCTTCCATACTTCACACCACACTCAAGGAACCATCTGCACGGTTCTTTGCCGCCTCTCTCATTTCTGCCTTAGAAAATCTACACAAG AATGGTGTTCTTTACAGAGGTGTGTCCCCTGATGTTTTAATGTTGGATCAAACAGGATATATACAG CTAGTGGACTTCAGATTTGGGAAGAAGTTACATGGCGAGAGGACATTTACAATTTGTGGGATGGCAGATTCTTTAGCTCCAGAGATAGTCCAGGGAAAAGGCCACGGTTTACCTGCTGACTG GTGGGCGTTAGGAGTCTTGGTATATTTCATGCTACATGGGGAAATGCCGTTTGGGTCATGGAGAGAAAGTGAGCTTGATACGTTTGCTAAGATTGCTAAAGGACAGCTAAATCTTTCAGAGAGTTTAAGCCCAGAAGCTGTTGATCTCCTCACCAAG TTACTTGAAGTTGATGAAAACACAAGACTTGGAAGCCAAGGTCCTAATTCTGTCAAATGCCATCCGTGGTTTGATGGTATTGACTGGGAAGGGATTATGAATCGTAGCTTTCCTGTTCCTCAAGAGATCACCTCACGAATAGCGCAACATTTAGAAGGTTATTCTGAGGAATGCAGTactctagtttccttttctcaGACTATAGACGAGCCCAACGATCCTGAATGGCTTGATGACTGGTAG